In the Cydia amplana chromosome 14, ilCydAmpl1.1, whole genome shotgun sequence genome, one interval contains:
- the LOC134653836 gene encoding uncharacterized protein LOC134653836 — translation MTTLYSVLIFACTLPAVFSVRCYQCASSQNLLEDTCGAYKSFDKESHIAVDCYSEETNIQGAFCMKLTQQGPKGFIWDGRWRQVIRRCASIADTGVTTVCNWGVYENGVYWEECYCASDECNGSSFITSSIALTLSTIVLAYLHKLVL, via the exons atgacAACTTTATACAGTGTATTGATTTTCGCATGTACACTGCCAGCAG TTTTCAGCGTACGATGTTATCAATGTGCATCGTCCCAAAACTTGCTAGAAGATACTTGCGGCGCTTATAAGTCATTCGACAAAGAGAGTCACATAGCAGTTGACTGCTACAGCGAAGAAACGAATATACAGGGAGCGTTTTGCATGAAACTGACTCAGCAAGGGCCTAAAGGGTTTATTT GGGATGGTAGATGGCGTCAAGTGATTCGCCGCTGTGCCTCAATAGCAGATACTGGAGTGACCACAGTGTGCAACTGGGGGGTGTATGAAAATGGCGTCTATTGGGAGGAGTGCTACTGTGCTTCGGACGAATGCAACGGTTCATCATTCATTACCTCTTCCATTGCACTGACTTTGAGTACCATAGTTTTAGCGTACTTGCACAAACTTGTTTTGTGA